The genomic interval ACTGCGGCCGGTGTCACAGCCAGGTCCGGTGGAACGGTCCGGTGCGGTGGCTCAGCCAGGTTTGGTGGAACGGTCGGGTCCGGTGCCGCAGTTGCGCCCGGCGTCACAGCCAAAGCCGGTGGCACAGCAGCGCCCGGTGCCGACTCCGCCGCGGCAGCGCTCCGTGACGGTCATCGACCAGCAGCCCTTCACCGCACCCCCCGACCGGCAGCGCTCCGCGACGGCCGACGGCCCGCAGCAGTCCGCCGCCACCCTCATCGGCTCCGTCCAACGGGCCATGCGCCTGTTGGAGTCCGTCGCCGGACACGAACACGGCGCCCCCGCCAAGCAGTTGGCCCGCGAGACCGGCCTCGCCCTGCCCACGGCGTACCACCTGCTGCGCACCCTTGTGCACGAGGGATATCTCCGGCGCGACAAGGGGCTGTTCTTCCTCGGGGAGGCGGCCGAGCGGCTGAGCAGCAGTGGGGCGCAGGAGAAACGTCGCAGCACGATCGTCGACGCGTTGGCGCAGTGGCGGGATTTGATCGGTGCACCGGTGTACTACGCGATGTACCGCGACGGTGAGATCGAGGTCCTGTGCGTCTCCGACACCTCCGGCAGTCCGGCGGTCGAGGAGTGGGCGGACTTCCGTGAGACGGGGCACGCGCACGCGATCGGCCAGTGCCTGCTGGCCCAGTTGGACGAGGACGTCCGCCGCGACCACCTCGACCGCTACCCCGTGCGGTCCCTCACGCCGTACACCGTGCGCGACGGCCATGCCCTGGTGCGGCGCCTGGACCGGATGCGGCGGACGGAGCTGGTGGTGGAGCGTCAGGAGTACGCGCTGGGGACGGTCTGCGCGGCGATTCCGATCACGCTCGGTGCCACGGCCGCCACGATGGCTCTGTCCCTGCCGGCGCATCAGGCCGATCGACTGCCGGGCGCGGCGCGGCAGTTGCAGGCCGAGGTCGGCAGGCTTCTGGGGTCGCTCGCGCTCTCTATCAGTATCTGAAAACTTACTCCTTGTGATCTAACGTGTACGTTCAGCAATATTCCTTCAGTGTCACGGGGATCATTCCCGGCCAGACGACGGCAGTTGACGGGATAGGCGATGCGCGAGTCCGTACAGGCAGAGGTCATGATGAGCTTCCTCGTCTCCGAGGAGCTCTCCTTCCGTATCCCGGTCGAGCTGGGTTACGAGACGTGCGATCCGTACGCCGTGCGGCTGACCTTCCATTTGCCGGGTGATGCCCCGGTGACCTGGGCCTTCGGCCGGGAGCTGCTGATCGACGGGGTGGGTATGGCGTGCGGGGAGGGCGACGTGCGGATCGAGCCCGTCGACCCCGAGACGCTGGGCGAGGTGCTGATCCGGCTTCAGGTGGGCAGCGACCAGGCGTTGTTCCGCACCGGCGCGGCCCCGCTGGTGGCGTTCCTCGACCGCACCGACCGGCTGGTTCCACTCGGTCAGGAGGGCGCCCTCGCCGACTTCGACACCCACCTCGACGAGGCGCTGGACCGCATCCTGGCGGAGGAGCAGAGCGCGGGGTGAGGTGTTGTGTCGGCGGTGGGGGCGGGAGTTGGCGTAACGCTTCGCCACGAACCCTGAACTGAAGTCGCTGGAGGGGCCATGAGCTCTGAAGGGCCCTGCAGAGTTCTGAAGGCCTCGGGGGAGGTTGAAGTCCTGGCGGTCAGGGGATTCGCAGTAACGCTTCTGCGTGGCTTTCTGGGGCGGTTCTCGCCGTCCATGGCAGTGCCTGCGGCGTCTCAGCGCTCGCGGCCCCTCAGTGCTTGCGGCGTCGGCCCTTCCCGCCGCGCGCCGCAGCGGGCTTGGCACTTGGCGCCGACATGGTCGCCGTAGCCGTAACCGAGGCCCCTACAGCCGCTCCAGCCGGAACCGCCTCGCGCCCCGGTCGGTCCGCCGAGACCACCAGGGCCGCGAGGGCCGTGGTGACCGGTACCGAGGCGACCAGGCCGATCGAACCCACCAGCGTGCGCACGATCTCCTCTGCGACCAACTCGCTGTTGGCGACCGCGCCCACGCTGCTCTGCGCGATGGAGAAGAGCAGCAGCAGAGGCAGCGCTGCACCCGCGTAGGCGAGGACGAGTGTGTTGACGACCGACGCGATGTGATCGCGGCCGATGCGGATGCCGGCGCGGTACAGCCCGCGCCAGCCCATCGCGGGGTTGGCCTCGTGCAGTTCCCAGACCGCCGATGTCTGGGTGACCGTCACATCGTCGAGCACGCCGAGCGAACCGATGATGACGCCGGCGAGCAGCAGACCGCTCATGTCGATCGACGGATACAGCCCGTGGATCAGACCTGTGTTGTCGTCCGTGTTCCCGGTCAGCGCGGCCCAGCCGATGAACACCGAGCCCAGGACGCCGATCAGCACCAGCGACATCAGGGTGCCGAGCACCGCCACCGATGTTCGGGCCGACAGCCCGTGGCACATGTAGAGGGCGATGAGCATGATGGCGCTCGAACCGACCACCGCCACGATCAGCGGGTTCGAGCCGTGCAGGATCGCGGGCAGGATGAAGAAGTTCAGGATCATGAAGCTGATGGCCAGCGCGACCAGTGCCATGACACCGCGCAGCCGGCCCACCACCACGACGGCCAGCGCGAAGATCCCGGCGAGCAGTGCCATCGGGAACTTGCGGTTCACGTCGGTGACGGAGTACTGCAGATCCCTGGGCGCGGAGGGCTCGTACGCGACCACGACCTTCTCGCCCTGATGCAACTGCCGTGACTGGTCGGGCTGCACGATCTCCGTGAACGTACGGCCCTTGTCCTTGCCGGTGGAGACCGTGACCGTGGCCTTCTTGCAGGTGCCGGCCGCCTCCTGTGCAGCCGAGGAGCCCTCGGCGGTGGAGGTGTCCCCGGTCGAGCCTCCGCCCGAGGCGTTCACCGAGGCGCAGCTCACGCTGATGACTTTGGTGACCGTCGCCTGCTGTGTCTGCCGGTCGAAGCCGACGCCCGTGCGCTTGTGCGACGGGGCGCCGCCGGGCCAGAGCACCACCATGCCGACCACGACCGCCACCGTGAACGGGATCAGGATCGCCGCGATGACTTTCCGCAGATGCCGGGACACGGGGGCGGCGGGGCCGTGGCTGTGCGAGTGACCGTGTCCTCCACCGCCTGCCCCGGAACTGTGCCCGCCGTCTCCACCCGGCCCGTGTCCACCGTCCCCACCCGAGCCGTGGTCGTGCCCGGAACCGGAGCCGTGGTCGTCGCCGGGCCCGTGATCGTGGCCATGCGGCGGCCCGGTCGGCGGGTACGGGGGCTGCTGTGTGGTGGTCACCGCCCGATCATCGCAAGAACGCCCGAGGCCCACTGTTCACCGCGCCACTTATGACGCTAGCGTGGAGGCACCTTTGCACACGCGGGAGCTCGGAGCACCGGGCTGAGAGGGCGCTGACCTTCGTCTTTGCGCTGTTTCACGTGAAACGTCACCTGAATCGAGTGATGTTTCACATGAAACATCGACTGATGGAAACCGCTGCGTCGACCGCCGAACCTGTTACCGGGTAATGCCGGCGTAGGGAGTAGGTCTCATGACCAACAAGGACGCACACACGTCTGCCTTCAGCCAGGACGAACAGCCCATTCCGGGCGAGGAGTTCGCGCGGACCGAGCAGCCCAGGGCGGCCGGAGAGCCGACGGAGGCCGAGCAGTCCATCGGCTGGCACAAGGGGTATGTGGGCGGCTCGCGCCCCGATCTGCGGGTGCCGGTCCGTCAGGTGCACCTCACCAACGGGCAGTCCGTGACGCTGTACGACACCTCCGGTCCGTACACCGATCCGCTCGTCGACACCGACGTCCGCAGGGGGCTGGCGCCGCTGCGGGAGAACTGGATCATCGCCCGCGGTGACACCGAGGAGTACGCGGGCCGGCCCGTCCGCCCCGAGGACGACGGGATCAAGCACACCTCACCGCGCGGTGGACTGCGCAACCTCGACGCGGTCTTCCCCGGCCGTCCGCGTCAGCCGCGCCGAGGCCGTGACGGCACGGCGGTCACGCAACTCGCCTACGCGCGACGGGGCGAGATCACGCCCGAGATGGAGTTCGTGGCCGTACGGGAGAAGGTTTCGCCCGAGGTGGTCCGGGAGGAGATCGCGGCCGGGCGGGCGGTGCTGCCGGCCAACGTCAACCATCCGGAGATCGAGCCGATGATCATCGGCAAGCGGTTCCTGGTGAAGGTCAACGCCAACATCGGCAATTCCGCGGTCACTTCCTCCATCGAGGAGGAGGTCGAGAAGATGACCTGGGCGACCCATTGGGGCGCCGACACGGTCATGGACCTGTCCACCGGCCGCAATATCCACACCACCCGCGAGTGGGTGCTGCGCAACTCCCCCGTTCCCATCGGCACGGTGCCGCTCTATCAGGCGCTCGAAAAGGTCGACGGCCGCGCCGAGGAGCTGACCTGGGAGATCTACAAGGACACGGTCGTCGAACAGGCCGAACAGGGCGTGGACTACATGACCGTCCACGCGGGTGTCCGGCTGCCGTTCGTACCGCTGACGGCGAACCGCAAGACGGGCATCGTCTCGCGCGGCGGCTCGATCATGGCGGCCTGGTGCCTCGCGCACCACAAGGAATCGTTCCTCTACGAGAACTTCGAGGAGCTGTGCGAGATCCTCGCCGCCTACGACGTCACGTACTCGCTGGGCGACGGCCTGCGGCCGGGTTCGATCGCGGACGCCAACGACGAGGCGCAGTTCGCGGAGTTGCGGACACTCGGGGAACTCAACACGATCGCGAAGCGTTTCAACGTACAGACCATGATCGAGGGCCCGGGACATGTCCCGATGCACAAGATCAAGGAGAACATCGACCTTCAGCAGGAGATCTGTGATGAAGCTCCGTTCTATACGCTCGGCCCGCTGACGACGGACGTCGCGCCGGCGTACGACCACATCACCTCCGGCATCGGTGCCGCGATGATCGCCTGGTGGGGCACGGCCATGCTCTGCTATGTCACGCCCAAGGAGCACTTGGGCCTGCCCAATCGTGACGACGTCAAGACCGGCGTCATCACCTACAAGATCGCCGCCCACGCAGCCGACCTCGCCAAGGGGCACCCCGGTGCGCAGGAATGGGACGACGCGCTGTCCGACGCCCGCTTCGAGTTCCGCTGGGAGGACCAGTTCAACCTGGCCCTCGACCCGGACACGGCACGGGAGTTCCACGACGAGACGCTTCCGGCGGAGCCGGCCAAGACGGCACACTTCTGCTCCATGTGCGGGCCGAAGTTCTGCTCGATGAAGATCTCCCACGACATCCGCCGTGAGCACGGCGGGAGTCGGGAGGAGATCGAGGTCGGGATGGAGCAGAAGTCGAAGGAGTTCGCCGCGGCGGGCAACCGGGTGTACCTGCCGATCGCCGACTGACGGCGACCGGCACGGCTCTCGGGCAGCTCTCGATCGGCTCTCGGTCAGTTCTTGGCGGGCTTTTCGCACAGGGCGTGGTCGACGAGGGTGTTTGTCGCGTGGTTGAGGGCGGGCAGGTCCGGGGACGCGGTGGTGGTCGTGATGGAGATCGTCACCGCGCGTCTGCCGTCTGCGCTCACCGCGGGGCGGGTGTTGACGCCCGCGCCGTCGCCCTCGTGGCTGTAGTAGAAACCGCCGCAGGTCAGCGGGATCTTGCGGAGGCCGAGGCCGTAGGTGCCCTCGGGCATCTCGGCCACGTCCTCCGGGTCGTCGGTGCGCTGGACGGTCTGCCGCATCTCGCGCCACTGCGCGGCGGGGAGCAGCCGGCCGTCCGCCAGGGCGCGGAAGAAGGTGTTCAGGTCGGCGGTGGTGCTCACCACGCCGGAGTCCGCGGTGTGCTGGTAGCTGTGCTCGGTGACGTCGAGACGTTTGCCGTCGGCGGTCGTCAGATACGCGTTCACGTGCGGGTCGGGTAGGAACGGGTTGAGCCCGGGAATGGAGGTGTTCCGCAGTCCGAGCTTCGCGATGATCCGGTGCGCGACCAGGTCCTGCCAGCTCGCGCCGCCGGCCTTCTCGGCGATCATCCCGGCCAGCAGGTAGTTGGTGTTGGAGTACGCCCACCGGGTGGGCCCGCCCGGCTGGGGTACGAACACCGGTCGGTGCTTCATCGCCACCGCGACCAGGTCGGCGGTGGGGGTGGTGTCGTAGCGGTTCTCGTCGAAGTGGTTGATCAGCGCGTCCTGGATCTCCGGGTCGTCGATGTAGTCGTACAGGCCGCTGGTCTGGCGGAGGAGGTCGCGGACGGTGATGCGGCTGCCGTTGTTGCCGTTGCCGGCGACGACTCCGGGCAGCCAGTGTTCGACGGTGTCGTCGAGCGACAGGCGCTTCTCCGCGACGAGTTGGAGGACGACGGTCGCCACGAAGGTCTTCGTCGTGCTGGCCACGCGGAAGTGCGCGTTCCACGGGATCGGGGCCGTGGAGTCGGCGGTTCGAGTGCCGATGCGGGCCATCAGCGGGGCGCCGTTCGGGCCGTCGACCCTGGCCAGCACGTTCACGTCGCCGCCGCCGGCCTTGCGTACGGCTGCGAGGTCCTGGCGGAGCGTGGCCTCGCTGTAGGAGTGCGTCGGTGTGCTCTGGCCGCTGGTGGCGGCGGTCGCGGCCAGGGGTGAGCCCAGGGCGAGGAGCGCTGCTGCCAGTACTGCGGCGCCGGTCTTCTTCGACGACGGCATCTGCATGGTCGTATCCCCCGGTGTTCTGGTTCCTGGTCGGTGACGATCACCAGCCAACCGGATCTGCCGGCGCGAGGGGATGGGGCTGTCCTCCGGATGAGGGGTGCACCTGGCCCCCGTACGGTCTACGGGTTCGCCCCCGGCCGTAGATTTGTCTGTGGAGTGGAGTGGAGTGGAGTTGCTCCGGGGGTGTGTTGTTGTGGGCTGGGGGACTGGGGGATGGGGACCGTGATTCTTCTGCAGGTGACGGACGAGGCGCAGTCGCTGGCGTGGGACGGCGATGATCTGGTCGATGTCGTGGGTGGTCGGCGGTGGGGTGCCGACGGTGTGGAGCGTCAGGTCTCGGTCGGCCATGGGTATTCCTTCGACCGGAGCGTCAGCTCTCCGTCCGGCCGCTTCACCGTGGTCTACGACGAGCGGGGCACCGAGGCACTGTTGCTGGACGGCGATCGGCCGGTCCGTGAGCTGGAGCGCAATGACGACTACGCCGAGGACTTCGACTATCCGGTCGCCCTCGGGGTGCTGCGGGACGGCCGTGAGGTACTGGTGCACTGCCCGGACCAGTACGACCTCCTTGAGATCGAGGACGCGGAATCCGGAGAACGGCTCACGGTCGGCGACCGTACGCGGAACGACGTCCTCCACTCGCGGCTGGCGGTCTCTCCGGGTGGGACCCATCTGTTGTCGGCGGGCTGGGTGTGGCATCCGTACGGGATCGTCGAAGTCTTCGATCTGGAACGGGCGTTGACGGATCCCGCTGTGCTCGACGGCCGTGGCGTGCCGTCCTTCTACCCGGGCAACAGTTCCGAGGTGATCTCGGGCTGCTGGCTCGACGGTGACCGCCTGGCGGTGGCGACCGGGGAGGAGTTCGTCGACGAGGAGGAGACCGCGGCGAGCGCGGGCCTGGGCAAACGGCAGTTGGGCGTGTGGTCGCTCGCCGAGAAGCGGTGGGTGCATCGCAACAGGGTCGACTTCCACATCGGCACGCTGATCCCGCGGGGTGACACGCTCGTCTCGCTGTACGGGCATCCGCGGCTGATCGATGTCACGACGGGGACGTCGATGGCGGAGTGGCCGGCTGTGGAGGTGCCGAGCAAGGAGGGGAGTTACGGGGTCATCGACATCCCGTCGCCCGTCGCGGCCCTGCACCCGGACGGCATCCGGCTGGCTGTCGCCCAGCCCGGGAGCATCGCGATCATCGACCTTCCCTGAACACCTTTCCTGAACCTGAACGCGGGCGGGGTTCGACGAGCGCAGCACTCGGCGCCCCTGTGAACCTGTGAACCTGTGAACCTGTGGTTCACCGACCCGTCGACCGGACGTTCGGCTTGCGCTCCCCTGGGTGGGGGCGCAAGCCGAGGGGTTATTCCGGCTGGTGTTCGGGCCCCCCGAAATCCGGGCTGGAGAAGTCCGGGCTGGAGAAGCTCGGGCGGTGACCCGGCTCCGGGCCGTCGTCCGGGCTGGAGAAGCCCGGGCGGTCGTAGCCGAGGTTCGGCATGCGACTGGGCGCCGTGGGCGTCGTACGGCGGAGTGGTGCCGTGCTCGGCGCCGCGAGCGCCTCCTGGAGGAACGGCAGGATGCCGCGTTCCAGGAGGGCGTCGTGCCAGGCATCCCTGGCGCGGGCCACTTCGCCGCCCGACTCGCCGTAGGGGCCGGTGTCGAGCGAGGGCCTGTTGCGCAGGGCGGTGAGCAGCAGGCCGACGATGGCGACGAGGATCGCCGCGGCGGTCATGGCGCCGAACACCCAGCCGGCAGTGAGCATGGTCTTGGCGAACGCCGGTTCGGGGCTGAGCATCTTGAGGATGTAGCCCACGAGCAGGAATATCGCCGCGGCCGTGCCGGCGAGGACGGGGGTGAGGACGGCGGCTACGGCGACGGCGCCCGCACCCTCGGCCGCCTCCCCCAGGGTGGTGGCGAGCCCCATCGCGCCCACGCCGCCCGGCTCCACGGAGTCGGGCTCGTGGACGGCCGACGGGGTGGACGACGCCGGCCGGCGCAGTTCCTCGCGGACCTTCACGTAGTGCTGGTACTCGGTCGCCGCGGCCGCCGTGATGAGCGCGGTGGCGTTCAGCGCCATGGTGCGCAGCTGTTCGGGGTTGAGCCGCTTGCCGACAGCGGCCAGTTCCGGGCGGGTAGGGGCGGAGCGCAGCGCCTCGTCGAGGATCCGCTCGTACTCCTGGCGGTCCTCGCTGTGCAGGTGCTGCGGAACGCTGTTCATGTGCATCCCCCGATGCTCCGTAGGGCTTGGGGCTCGCATGCCAACGAGCCGTCGGGCAGAAACGGAGGGGAGCCTGCTACGGATAAGCCGATGGTAGAGCGGCGACGGCACACGGTGACAGGGGGTTTCCAGAAATTGGCCCCTGGCCAGCGCTGTCGTCCGCCGGTCCTCCGGAGGGGACGACTGCCCGCTAAACGCTCAGATATCCAGCGGCAGTTGCTGGACCAGCAGTTTTCCGGCCATGGTCACGCCGCCGTCCATCGCGATGGCCAGTCCCTCGGCGTAGACGTGCGGTCCCTCGACCACGGGACCCGCGCTGTCCTCGCCGTCCTCGGAGCCCACGTCGCCCAGGAGATAGGGAATCGGGCTGTGGCCGTGCACGATCCGGGTGCCGCCGTACATGTCGAGCAGGGAGCGGACATGGTCGGCGCCGCCCTCGTCGCGGAAGGAGAAGCGCTTGGTGAGCTTGCGGAACACGTCCCAGACCTCGTCCGCGTCGTTGCGCGTGAGGGTCTCGCGGACGGTGTCGTTGACGGCCTCGATCGAGTCGCCGTAGTCGAGGTACGCGGTGGTGTCGGAGTGCACGAGCAGGTGGCCGTCGACCTCCTCCATGGCGTCCAGGCGGGCCATCCACTGCAGGTGGACGTCCTGGAGGCGGTCCATGTCGGTCTTCTGGCCGCCGTTGAGCAGCCAGGCCGCCTGGAAGGTGGCGGTGCCGGCGCCGGAGTTGACGGGGGTGTCGCCGAACCGCTTCGCGCCGAGCAGGAGCAGCTCGTGGTTGCCCATGAGCGCCTTGCAGTAGCCACCGGCCGCGGCGGCCTCGGCGGACAGCCGCATGACCAGGTCGATGACGCCGATGCCGTCGGGTCCGCGGTCGGTGAAGTCGCCGAGGAACCAGAGCCGCGCGGTGCCCGCGCACCAGCTGCCGGCCGCGTCGATCAGACCCTTCTCCCGCAGGGCGGCCACCAGTTCGTCCAGGTAGCCGTGCACATCCCCTACGACGAACAGCGGACCGGGGCCCTCCGTCTGCTGCGGGACGGCCGCCGACGCCGGGTCCACCGCGACCTGAACCGTGTCACCCCGACGGATGACGGGCAGATCGCGCTGCGTGGGCGTGTAGCCCTCCGGATAGACCTCGTCGAAGGCCTCGTCAAAGGCATCCTCGTCGGGTCGTACGGCCTCGCCGGGCTGCGCGCTGTCGGCGTACGGACCGGTCTCGTGGACGTACGCCGGTACCCGGAAGTCGCGCAACGTCGCCGTCCGCTCCGTCTCGGGTCCCTGACCGGCCCCCTGAGTCATCGACCCCTCCACCATCGCGCCGCAGCTGCACCGCGTCGGACTGCCTGGTCGCAGCGGCCCGCGGTGTCGTGGGCCCATCATAGGAATGCGGATCGCGCCATGTGATGACCCAGGGGTGCTGAATCGGACCAGGACTCCGGTCCACCGCGGCTTTCGCCCCGATTGGGCAGGGGTTCGGCTGGTGGCCGTCTGCTTGACGGGGGGTGGGCGGGGGTTGGTTCGCGCCGCCGAGCGGCTGGAAATCGTCGGTGGTGGTTGTTCGCGGTGGGGTGGGTGGGGGCTGTGGGGGTGCGTGGGGGTACGTGGTCGGGGGTGGTGGGGGTTGCTTGGGTGGGGGTGGGGGGCGGTGTCTGGTCGAGGTGGTGGGGATCGCTTGCGGGGTCGCTTGCGCGGGGCGGTGGGGGCGTCGGGTTGGGGTGAGTTTGCCT from Streptomyces sp. NBC_01288 carries:
- a CDS encoding IclR family transcriptional regulator; this translates as MRLLESVAGHEHGAPAKQLARETGLALPTAYHLLRTLVHEGYLRRDKGLFFLGEAAERLSSSGAQEKRRSTIVDALAQWRDLIGAPVYYAMYRDGEIEVLCVSDTSGSPAVEEWADFRETGHAHAIGQCLLAQLDEDVRRDHLDRYPVRSLTPYTVRDGHALVRRLDRMRRTELVVERQEYALGTVCAAIPITLGATAATMALSLPAHQADRLPGAARQLQAEVGRLLGSLALSISI
- a CDS encoding SsgA family sporulation/cell division regulator, translated to MRESVQAEVMMSFLVSEELSFRIPVELGYETCDPYAVRLTFHLPGDAPVTWAFGRELLIDGVGMACGEGDVRIEPVDPETLGEVLIRLQVGSDQALFRTGAAPLVAFLDRTDRLVPLGQEGALADFDTHLDEALDRILAEEQSAG
- a CDS encoding YibE/F family protein; translated protein: MTTTQQPPYPPTGPPHGHDHGPGDDHGSGSGHDHGSGGDGGHGPGGDGGHSSGAGGGGHGHSHSHGPAAPVSRHLRKVIAAILIPFTVAVVVGMVVLWPGGAPSHKRTGVGFDRQTQQATVTKVISVSCASVNASGGGSTGDTSTAEGSSAAQEAAGTCKKATVTVSTGKDKGRTFTEIVQPDQSRQLHQGEKVVVAYEPSAPRDLQYSVTDVNRKFPMALLAGIFALAVVVVGRLRGVMALVALAISFMILNFFILPAILHGSNPLIVAVVGSSAIMLIALYMCHGLSARTSVAVLGTLMSLVLIGVLGSVFIGWAALTGNTDDNTGLIHGLYPSIDMSGLLLAGVIIGSLGVLDDVTVTQTSAVWELHEANPAMGWRGLYRAGIRIGRDHIASVVNTLVLAYAGAALPLLLLFSIAQSSVGAVANSELVAEEIVRTLVGSIGLVASVPVTTALAALVVSADRPGREAVPAGAAVGASVTATATMSAPSAKPAAARGGKGRRRKH
- the thiC gene encoding phosphomethylpyrimidine synthase ThiC; the encoded protein is MTNKDAHTSAFSQDEQPIPGEEFARTEQPRAAGEPTEAEQSIGWHKGYVGGSRPDLRVPVRQVHLTNGQSVTLYDTSGPYTDPLVDTDVRRGLAPLRENWIIARGDTEEYAGRPVRPEDDGIKHTSPRGGLRNLDAVFPGRPRQPRRGRDGTAVTQLAYARRGEITPEMEFVAVREKVSPEVVREEIAAGRAVLPANVNHPEIEPMIIGKRFLVKVNANIGNSAVTSSIEEEVEKMTWATHWGADTVMDLSTGRNIHTTREWVLRNSPVPIGTVPLYQALEKVDGRAEELTWEIYKDTVVEQAEQGVDYMTVHAGVRLPFVPLTANRKTGIVSRGGSIMAAWCLAHHKESFLYENFEELCEILAAYDVTYSLGDGLRPGSIADANDEAQFAELRTLGELNTIAKRFNVQTMIEGPGHVPMHKIKENIDLQQEICDEAPFYTLGPLTTDVAPAYDHITSGIGAAMIAWWGTAMLCYVTPKEHLGLPNRDDVKTGVITYKIAAHAADLAKGHPGAQEWDDALSDARFEFRWEDQFNLALDPDTAREFHDETLPAEPAKTAHFCSMCGPKFCSMKISHDIRREHGGSREEIEVGMEQKSKEFAAAGNRVYLPIAD
- a CDS encoding serine hydrolase domain-containing protein; this encodes MQMPSSKKTGAAVLAAALLALGSPLAATAATSGQSTPTHSYSEATLRQDLAAVRKAGGGDVNVLARVDGPNGAPLMARIGTRTADSTAPIPWNAHFRVASTTKTFVATVVLQLVAEKRLSLDDTVEHWLPGVVAGNGNNGSRITVRDLLRQTSGLYDYIDDPEIQDALINHFDENRYDTTPTADLVAVAMKHRPVFVPQPGGPTRWAYSNTNYLLAGMIAEKAGGASWQDLVAHRIIAKLGLRNTSIPGLNPFLPDPHVNAYLTTADGKRLDVTEHSYQHTADSGVVSTTADLNTFFRALADGRLLPAAQWREMRQTVQRTDDPEDVAEMPEGTYGLGLRKIPLTCGGFYYSHEGDGAGVNTRPAVSADGRRAVTISITTTTASPDLPALNHATNTLVDHALCEKPAKN
- a CDS encoding metallophosphoesterase, with the translated sequence MVEGSMTQGAGQGPETERTATLRDFRVPAYVHETGPYADSAQPGEAVRPDEDAFDEAFDEVYPEGYTPTQRDLPVIRRGDTVQVAVDPASAAVPQQTEGPGPLFVVGDVHGYLDELVAALREKGLIDAAGSWCAGTARLWFLGDFTDRGPDGIGVIDLVMRLSAEAAAAGGYCKALMGNHELLLLGAKRFGDTPVNSGAGTATFQAAWLLNGGQKTDMDRLQDVHLQWMARLDAMEEVDGHLLVHSDTTAYLDYGDSIEAVNDTVRETLTRNDADEVWDVFRKLTKRFSFRDEGGADHVRSLLDMYGGTRIVHGHSPIPYLLGDVGSEDGEDSAGPVVEGPHVYAEGLAIAMDGGVTMAGKLLVQQLPLDI